In Polaribacter sp. L3A8, a genomic segment contains:
- a CDS encoding DUF5000 domain-containing lipoprotein: protein MRYLIFKTCLCILCIVATLTSCDKSDNFNEPLSENSTVPEQLTNISVTNAAGKSKITYSLPKDDNLLYVKALYKLDTGKEIEVKSSFYKKTIELDGFSIAGPREVSLVTVSRNEIESAPIIITVNPLDSPIYDIYKSLSVGPDFGGLFLEAKNPERADIAILVMEKDENGDWETTANSVYTGTDEIFRTVRGLDTISRDFAFTIRDRFLNTSDTLFQAVKPIFETEIPRTQYAGFPLPGDAPTNDFGFGLDRLFDNNFIGWPRIYITDASAPAPHSFTIDLGQELKISRVKIWDYPQGTAAGYIYYWQFNMRNFEIWGSNNPSTDGSYDSWDLLGTYEVVKPSGLPLTQQNAEDLEFAQDGFNWPIPITSPKYRYLRINNLKNWAGGGRLAIAEMRVYGDPR from the coding sequence ATGAGATACTTAATATTTAAAACCTGTTTATGTATACTTTGTATAGTCGCAACATTAACTTCTTGTGATAAAAGTGATAATTTTAACGAACCTTTAAGTGAAAATAGTACTGTACCAGAGCAGTTAACTAATATTTCTGTTACAAATGCGGCAGGTAAATCTAAAATTACATATTCACTACCTAAAGATGATAATTTACTATATGTAAAAGCACTTTATAAGTTAGATACTGGTAAAGAAATTGAAGTAAAGTCTTCATTTTATAAAAAAACAATAGAGCTCGATGGTTTTTCTATTGCTGGTCCTAGAGAAGTAAGTTTAGTTACAGTAAGTAGAAACGAAATTGAATCTGCACCAATTATTATAACAGTAAATCCTTTAGATTCTCCTATTTACGATATTTACAAAAGTCTTTCAGTGGGGCCTGATTTTGGTGGTTTGTTTTTAGAAGCTAAAAATCCAGAAAGAGCTGATATTGCTATTTTAGTAATGGAAAAAGATGAGAATGGAGATTGGGAAACAACTGCTAATAGTGTGTACACAGGTACAGATGAAATTTTTAGAACAGTTAGAGGTTTAGATACAATATCTAGAGATTTTGCATTTACAATTCGTGATCGTTTTTTAAATACTTCAGATACATTATTTCAAGCGGTAAAACCAATTTTTGAAACAGAAATACCAAGAACACAATATGCTGGATTTCCATTACCAGGAGATGCTCCAACAAATGATTTTGGATTCGGTCTAGATAGATTATTTGATAATAATTTTATAGGCTGGCCAAGAATTTATATTACAGATGCTTCTGCACCTGCTCCTCATTCATTTACTATAGATTTAGGACAGGAATTAAAAATAAGTCGTGTTAAAATCTGGGATTATCCACAAGGAACTGCAGCAGGCTATATTTATTATTGGCAATTTAACATGCGTAATTTTGAGATTTGGGGTTCAAATAATCCAAGTACAGACGGAAGTTATGATAGTTGGGATTTGTTAGGTACCTATGAAGTTGTAAAACCTTCTGGGTTGCCTTTAACACAGCAAAATGCTGAAGATTTAGAATTTGCACAAGATGGTTTCAATTGGCCAATTCCTATTACATCACCTAAATATAGATATTTAAGAATTAACAACTTAAAAAATTGGGCTGGTGGTGGCCGTTTAGCGATTGCAGAAATGAGAGTTTACGGAGATCCTAGATAA
- a CDS encoding RagB/SusD family nutrient uptake outer membrane protein, with protein MINLKNKKMSLYFKKIKVFAVFVALTISFQSCDSFLDIVPDNVATIDNAFTLRNEAEKYLFTCYSYIPKNGDINYNIGMLSGDEVWKNNVALPNMPSTQIAIGSQAVGTVFQNAWDGNRDGAGPSNNYDIYDGIRHCNIFIEAVSNTDNVRDLDASERQRWIAEAQFLKAYYHYYLLRMYGPIPIIDKNIPIEASTEEINVFREPFDDCVTYISNLLDTSAEKLPESIQDVTNELGRITRPIALGIKAKLLTMAASPLFNGNPDYAGFTDSKGRQLISTTSDSEKWNKAADAALAAIQSAEAIGSSLYYFPQNQFNLSDTTLTKMSIRQAVTERWNQEVIWSNPNSRTGALQYYCMVPLSSEYTHTLAQKILSPPLKIAKMYYTKNGVPMNEDRTLNFGNDTDLRIGDADHRYNILEGYRTARIHFDREPRFYANLGFDGSTFYKDDSPSRSDEDTWVIRSKFNDYSGSNAGVLYNVTGYYIKKLIDRRMTNSTQNPYRTYAWPELRLADLYLLYAEALNEASGPTPEVLRYIDLVRARAGLKGVATSWSTYSVNPSKYTTKEGMREIIHHERLIEMSFEGQRFWDLRRWKKAAEELNKPIQGWNFTGIEEAEYYQIQTLELQRFVAPRDYLWPISENTLLQNPNLEQNPGW; from the coding sequence ATGATTAATTTAAAAAATAAAAAAATGAGTTTGTATTTTAAAAAAATTAAAGTATTTGCTGTGTTTGTGGCACTAACTATAAGTTTTCAATCTTGCGATAGTTTTTTAGATATAGTTCCTGATAATGTAGCAACTATAGATAATGCCTTTACACTAAGAAATGAGGCCGAAAAATACTTGTTTACTTGTTATTCATACATACCAAAAAACGGAGATATTAATTATAACATAGGTATGTTATCAGGAGATGAAGTTTGGAAAAATAATGTTGCACTTCCTAATATGCCTAGTACCCAAATAGCCATTGGTAGCCAAGCTGTAGGTACAGTTTTTCAAAACGCTTGGGACGGTAATAGAGATGGTGCTGGTCCATCGAACAACTACGATATTTATGATGGTATTAGACATTGTAATATTTTTATAGAAGCTGTTAGTAATACTGATAATGTTAGAGATTTAGATGCTTCAGAAAGACAACGTTGGATTGCTGAAGCGCAATTTTTAAAAGCTTATTATCATTATTATTTATTAAGAATGTATGGGCCAATTCCTATTATAGATAAGAATATTCCTATTGAAGCATCAACAGAAGAAATAAATGTTTTTAGAGAACCTTTTGATGATTGTGTAACTTATATATCAAATTTATTAGATACATCTGCAGAAAAATTACCAGAATCTATACAAGATGTTACCAATGAATTAGGTAGAATTACAAGGCCAATTGCATTGGGTATAAAAGCCAAATTATTAACAATGGCAGCTAGCCCTTTATTTAATGGAAATCCAGATTATGCAGGTTTTACAGATAGTAAAGGAAGGCAGTTAATAAGCACAACATCAGATTCTGAAAAATGGAATAAAGCCGCAGATGCTGCGTTAGCTGCTATTCAATCTGCAGAAGCTATAGGAAGTAGTTTGTATTACTTTCCTCAAAATCAGTTTAATTTATCCGATACTACATTAACTAAAATGAGTATTAGACAGGCTGTTACAGAGCGATGGAATCAAGAGGTAATATGGTCCAATCCAAATAGTAGAACAGGAGCTTTACAGTATTATTGTATGGTTCCTTTGAGCTCAGAATACACGCATACTTTAGCCCAAAAAATATTATCACCACCATTAAAAATAGCTAAAATGTACTACACTAAAAATGGAGTACCTATGAATGAAGATAGAACTTTAAACTTTGGGAATGATACAGATTTAAGAATTGGAGATGCAGACCATCGTTATAATATTTTAGAAGGATATAGAACAGCTAGGATTCATTTTGATAGAGAGCCTCGTTTTTATGCAAATTTAGGTTTTGATGGGAGTACTTTTTATAAAGACGATAGTCCATCTAGATCAGATGAAGATACTTGGGTAATTCGTTCTAAATTTAACGATTATTCGGGTAGTAATGCGGGTGTACTTTACAATGTTACAGGATATTATATTAAGAAGTTGATAGATAGAAGGATGACGAATTCTACTCAAAACCCTTATAGAACTTATGCTTGGCCAGAACTAAGATTGGCAGACTTATACCTTTTGTATGCAGAGGCTTTAAATGAAGCTTCTGGGCCAACACCAGAAGTTTTAAGATATATAGATTTAGTTAGAGCAAGAGCTGGTTTAAAGGGTGTTGCTACATCTTGGTCTACGTATTCTGTAAATCCATCAAAATACACCACTAAAGAAGGTATGAGGGAAATAATTCATCATGAGAGGCTAATCGAAATGTCTTTCGAAGGACAAAGATTTTGGGATTTAAGACGTTGGAAAAAAGCTGCTGAAGAATTAAATAAACCAATTCAAGGATGGAACTTTACTGGAATTGAAGAAGCTGAATATTATCAAATACAAACTTTAGAACTACAAAGATTTGTTGCACCAAGAGATTATTTATGGCCAATTTCTGAAAACACATTATTACAAAACCCTAATTTGGAGCAAAACCCAGGTTGGTAA
- a CDS encoding SusC/RagA family TonB-linked outer membrane protein produces MKNTKHLIVLFILLAQTVFSQISIEGTVKDPEGNLLPGASVLEKGTTNGFSTNFDGQYVISVSNTDAVLVFAYLGYKKKEVAVKNQKSINVVLENDDNQLDEIVLVGFGTQKKESLVSSITTITPSELQAPTSNLTSMLAGRVAGMIAFQRSGEPGADNSDFFIRGLSSFGTGRQNPLILIDGIESTNTDMARLQPDDIDSFSVLKDAAASSIYGARGANGVVLISTKVGKVGAAKFDVRIENRFSSNTDNFKMADNITYMKLANEANLTRDPLAQLPYSQNKIERTAAGDNPLLYPNNNWIDRLIKDFSWNQAFNISASGGAEKARYYVAGTFNVDNGLIKQNSLNGVDNNIKLQNYSIRTNINLQLTPTTEGIIRMYGQFDDYKGPIGGRDAQGRRVNGGQRIFSSALYSNPVLFPDIYPAELSPFTTHPMFGGAETRPGSGVLAQNPYAEAVSGFQEYKNSTFQVQLELKQDLDFITEGLSARAMGYIRRFQYFDVSRGFNPFYYSSRKNPENGEIILNVINDGSEGAIGGLAGAGTEFLDYSPGEKNIDARIHIETAINYNRTFNKVHNVSGMLVNLLQSFQTGNAGFLEASLPRRNNSFSGRFTYDYDSRYLVEFNFGYNGSERFDSGKRFGFFPSVGLAYRVSNEKFFEPVKNVLTDFKFRATFGTVGNDDIGGTAQDRFFYLAGVNLNDNTYGATFGQDFEFSRPGVSTTSYANRNISWETSEQLNLGIDFEILNSLTINADYFRQTRSNILQVRQDVGATQGLQLTPRTNFGEAQTQGFELALDYNKQFGRDWWTSLRGNLTYSRSKVLQFAELDYPDELSYLRQKGNSVAQTYGLIAERLFIDDEEVANSPTQFGDVRGGDIKYRDVNGDGVISNTDRVPIGLPRVPELIFGFGGTVGYKGFDLSIFFQGSGRSSFFINPSLIQPFFINGRSESGLLQAIADSHWSEENRDIYAFWPRLSTNQEVNNNQTSTWWMRNGAFLRLKNIEAGYNAPENFYKKLGLKNLRVYASAINVAVWSSFDLWDPEQGANGLGYPIQSTYNIGLTARF; encoded by the coding sequence ATGAAGAATACAAAACATCTAATCGTCTTATTTATTTTACTTGCCCAAACTGTGTTTTCGCAAATTTCAATAGAGGGAACTGTAAAAGACCCGGAAGGAAACCTTTTACCTGGAGCCAGTGTTTTAGAGAAAGGGACCACGAATGGATTTTCAACAAATTTTGACGGTCAATATGTAATTTCAGTGTCAAATACAGATGCCGTTTTAGTTTTTGCCTATTTAGGGTACAAAAAGAAAGAAGTTGCTGTTAAAAATCAAAAATCAATAAATGTAGTTTTAGAAAATGATGACAATCAACTTGATGAAATTGTACTAGTAGGTTTTGGTACTCAGAAAAAAGAGAGTTTGGTAAGTTCTATTACTACAATTACTCCATCAGAACTGCAAGCACCTACAAGTAATCTTACCTCAATGTTAGCTGGTAGGGTTGCAGGTATGATTGCTTTTCAAAGAAGTGGTGAGCCAGGAGCAGATAATTCCGACTTTTTTATTAGAGGTTTAAGTTCTTTCGGAACTGGTAGGCAAAATCCATTAATTCTTATTGATGGTATTGAATCTACAAATACAGATATGGCCAGATTACAACCAGATGATATTGATTCTTTCTCTGTTTTAAAAGATGCTGCAGCTTCCTCTATATATGGAGCGCGTGGTGCAAATGGAGTGGTTTTAATTTCAACAAAAGTAGGTAAAGTTGGTGCAGCTAAATTTGACGTTAGAATAGAGAACAGGTTTTCTTCTAACACAGACAACTTTAAAATGGCAGATAACATTACCTACATGAAGTTGGCAAACGAAGCAAATTTAACTAGAGATCCTTTAGCGCAATTGCCTTACTCTCAAAACAAAATTGAAAGAACAGCAGCTGGCGATAATCCTTTATTATACCCAAATAATAATTGGATAGATAGATTGATAAAAGATTTTTCTTGGAACCAAGCATTTAATATAAGTGCAAGTGGAGGTGCTGAAAAAGCTCGTTATTACGTTGCAGGTACATTTAATGTAGATAATGGTTTAATTAAACAAAACAGTTTAAATGGTGTGGATAATAATATAAAATTGCAAAATTATTCAATAAGAACAAACATAAATTTACAGTTAACACCAACAACAGAAGGTATCATAAGAATGTATGGTCAGTTTGATGATTACAAAGGGCCAATTGGAGGAAGAGATGCTCAAGGTAGAAGAGTAAATGGGGGACAACGTATTTTTAGTTCTGCTTTGTATTCAAATCCAGTATTGTTTCCAGACATTTATCCAGCAGAACTTTCACCATTTACAACACACCCAATGTTTGGTGGTGCAGAAACAAGACCAGGAAGTGGTGTTTTAGCTCAAAACCCTTATGCAGAAGCTGTAAGTGGTTTTCAAGAATATAAAAACTCAACTTTTCAGGTACAATTAGAGTTAAAACAAGATTTAGACTTTATAACAGAAGGCTTAAGTGCTAGAGCAATGGGTTATATCAGAAGATTTCAATACTTTGATGTAAGTAGAGGTTTTAACCCCTTTTATTACTCATCAAGAAAAAACCCAGAAAACGGAGAAATTATATTAAATGTAATTAATGATGGTAGTGAAGGTGCTATTGGTGGTCTTGCAGGAGCAGGTACTGAATTTTTAGATTACAGTCCAGGTGAAAAAAATATAGATGCTAGAATACATATAGAGACAGCTATAAACTATAATAGAACGTTTAATAAAGTACACAATGTTTCAGGAATGTTAGTTAACTTATTGCAAAGTTTTCAAACAGGAAATGCAGGGTTTTTAGAAGCATCTTTGCCAAGAAGAAACAATAGTTTCTCTGGTAGATTTACTTATGATTATGATAGTAGATATTTAGTAGAATTCAATTTTGGTTATAATGGTTCTGAACGTTTTGATTCTGGAAAAAGATTTGGTTTCTTTCCTTCAGTAGGTTTAGCATACAGAGTTTCTAATGAGAAATTTTTTGAGCCAGTTAAAAACGTATTAACAGATTTTAAATTTAGAGCTACTTTTGGTACTGTTGGTAATGATGATATTGGGGGAACAGCTCAAGATCGATTTTTCTATTTAGCTGGTGTAAATCTTAATGATAATACTTATGGAGCTACTTTTGGTCAGGATTTTGAGTTTTCTAGACCTGGTGTATCAACAACAAGTTATGCAAATAGAAATATTAGTTGGGAAACTTCTGAACAATTAAATCTTGGAATTGATTTTGAAATTTTAAATTCTTTAACAATTAATGCAGATTATTTCAGACAAACAAGATCAAATATACTTCAGGTAAGACAAGATGTGGGTGCAACTCAAGGTTTGCAACTTACGCCTAGAACTAATTTTGGTGAAGCACAAACACAAGGTTTTGAATTAGCTTTAGATTATAATAAACAGTTTGGTAGAGATTGGTGGACTAGTTTACGTGGTAACCTAACCTACTCTAGAAGTAAGGTTTTACAGTTTGCAGAGCTTGATTATCCTGATGAACTATCTTATTTAAGACAAAAAGGGAATTCAGTAGCACAAACTTATGGTCTTATTGCAGAGCGTTTGTTTATTGATGACGAAGAAGTTGCCAATTCACCTACTCAGTTTGGGGATGTTCGTGGTGGAGATATTAAATATAGAGATGTAAATGGAGATGGCGTAATTAGTAATACAGATAGAGTACCAATTGGTTTACCAAGAGTGCCAGAGCTTATTTTTGGTTTTGGAGGTACAGTAGGTTACAAAGGTTTTGATCTAAGTATTTTCTTTCAAGGTTCTGGTAGATCTAGCTTTTTTATAAACCCATCATTAATTCAGCCATTTTTTATTAATGGAAGATCAGAAAGTGGTTTATTACAAGCAATTGCAGACAGTCACTGGTCTGAAGAAAATAGAGATATTTACGCATTTTGGCCTAGACTAAGTACTAATCAAGAAGTTAATAACAATCAAACATCAACTTGGTGGATGAGAAATGGAGCTTTTTTAAGACTTAAAAATATAGAAGCTGGTTACAATGCTCCAGAAAATTTTTATAAAAAATTAGGACTTAAAAATTTAAGAGTATATGCAAGTGCTATTAATGTTGCGGTTTGGAGTTCTTTTGATTTGTGGGATCCAGAACAAGGAGCTAATGGATTAGGATATCCAATACAAAGCACCTATAATATTGGATTAACAGCTAGATTTTAA
- a CDS encoding sulfatase-like hydrolase/transferase has protein sequence MKLNSICLSFFILLIISFSCKTKETNSKNRLVTSKKLKNVQPNVIIILIDDAGYVDFGFMGSEDLQTPNIDKLAKSGVVFTDAHVSATVCAPSRAGLITGKYQQRFGFEANGTAGIGLSDNVTTIANVFQKNGYNTYALGKWHLGEDVSDHPNQRGFDDFYGFISGSRSYFPIKNPSRNDMLQNNGKRVIFDGYMTDVLGDQSLKYIEDSKNQPFFMYLSYNAVHTPMHAKKEDLEKFKNHPRQKLAAMTWSLDENIGKLTDKLETLGVRDNTIIYFLSDNGGAHNNESKTGSLKGWKGNNFEGGHRVPFLMSWPSVIKGNEKFNGLTSSLDIFVTSIAAANIYEENLELDGVNLMPYLNNTKTGNPHKNLFWKKLEASAIRTGDYKMITLNNYGSVVYNLKEDLGETKNIINSKVSISENLKKTYKDWEKTLMKPLWDEGESWLNVSNHIHQSLMENKKTDYKDIWNPAYKKAHPKK, from the coding sequence ATGAAATTAAATAGTATTTGTTTAAGTTTTTTTATTCTACTGATAATCAGTTTTAGCTGTAAAACTAAAGAAACTAACAGTAAAAACAGATTAGTAACAAGTAAAAAACTAAAAAATGTACAACCAAATGTTATCATAATTTTAATTGATGATGCTGGCTATGTAGATTTTGGTTTTATGGGTAGTGAAGACTTACAAACGCCTAACATAGATAAATTAGCAAAAAGCGGAGTTGTATTTACAGATGCACATGTTAGTGCAACAGTTTGTGCACCTTCTAGAGCAGGTTTAATTACGGGTAAATACCAACAACGATTTGGATTTGAGGCAAATGGAACAGCAGGAATTGGTTTAAGTGATAACGTAACTACAATTGCAAATGTGTTTCAAAAAAATGGTTACAATACATATGCTTTAGGAAAATGGCATTTAGGAGAAGACGTTTCAGACCATCCAAACCAAAGAGGTTTTGATGATTTTTATGGTTTTATTTCTGGTAGTAGGTCTTATTTTCCAATAAAAAATCCATCAAGAAACGATATGTTACAAAATAATGGAAAACGTGTAATTTTTGACGGTTATATGACAGATGTTTTAGGAGATCAATCTCTAAAATATATAGAGGATTCTAAAAACCAACCATTTTTTATGTATTTATCATACAATGCTGTGCATACACCAATGCACGCTAAAAAAGAAGATTTAGAAAAATTTAAAAATCATCCAAGACAAAAGTTAGCTGCAATGACTTGGTCTTTAGATGAGAACATCGGTAAATTAACAGATAAATTAGAAACCTTAGGGGTTAGAGATAATACAATTATATATTTTTTAAGTGATAATGGTGGGGCTCATAATAACGAATCGAAAACGGGGTCTTTAAAAGGTTGGAAAGGTAATAACTTTGAAGGTGGCCACCGTGTGCCATTTTTAATGAGTTGGCCTTCAGTAATTAAAGGCAATGAAAAATTTAATGGATTAACCTCATCACTAGATATTTTTGTAACTTCAATAGCAGCAGCAAATATCTATGAAGAAAATTTAGAGTTAGATGGAGTTAATTTAATGCCATATTTAAATAATACTAAAACAGGTAATCCTCATAAAAACTTATTTTGGAAAAAACTAGAGGCTTCTGCAATTAGAACTGGAGATTACAAAATGATTACTTTAAATAATTATGGATCTGTAGTTTATAATCTGAAAGAAGACTTAGGAGAAACAAAAAATATAATAAATTCAAAAGTTTCTATTTCAGAAAATTTAAAGAAAACTTATAAAGATTGGGAAAAAACGTTAATGAAACCATTATGGGATGAAGGCGAAAGTTGGTTAAATGTTTCAAATCATATTCATCAGAGCTTAATGGAAAATAAAAAGACAGATTATAAAGATATTTGGAATCCTGCTTACAAGAAAGCACATCCAAAAAAGTAA
- a CDS encoding glycoside hydrolase family 43 protein, with protein MIKNIKSIIYISILIVSFHNYFAQEKHSSFKPGEIWKDTDGVHINAHGAGVLTKNDTYYLFGEHKVKGSRGNQSWVGVRVYSSKDLYNWKNEGVALKVTKDPSSKLVEGSLIERPKVIYNDKTKKYVMWFHHELKGRGYDAALVGVAVSDNVTGPYNYIDSFRMHPNVWPKNFSEEQKQHAKKMSKQKLKWGEGSVHGVYFLRDFESGQMSRDMTLFKDDDGVAYHITASEENGTLIISKLSSDFLSLSDEYIRVFPGGNNEAPAIFKKDGKYFMISSGLTGWDPNSARSAMADNMLGSWTSLGNPARGNEKERKTTFHSQSTHILPVMGKKDAYIFMADRWMPQNAINGRYVWLPIEFEDEKPIIKWYSEWSLDFFDK; from the coding sequence ATGATAAAAAATATCAAGTCAATAATATATATATCTATTTTAATAGTTTCATTTCATAATTATTTTGCGCAAGAAAAACATAGTAGTTTTAAACCAGGGGAAATCTGGAAAGATACAGATGGTGTACATATTAATGCACATGGAGCAGGAGTATTAACTAAAAATGATACTTATTATCTATTTGGAGAACACAAAGTTAAAGGTAGTAGAGGAAACCAATCTTGGGTTGGTGTAAGGGTTTATTCATCTAAAGATTTATACAATTGGAAAAATGAAGGAGTTGCTTTAAAAGTAACAAAAGACCCGTCATCTAAATTAGTAGAAGGCAGTTTAATTGAGCGCCCAAAAGTTATTTATAATGATAAAACTAAGAAATATGTTATGTGGTTTCATCACGAATTAAAAGGCAGAGGTTATGATGCTGCATTAGTTGGTGTTGCAGTTTCAGATAATGTTACAGGTCCTTATAATTATATAGATAGTTTTAGAATGCATCCTAATGTATGGCCTAAAAACTTTAGTGAAGAACAAAAGCAGCATGCAAAAAAAATGTCAAAACAAAAACTAAAATGGGGTGAAGGCTCTGTGCATGGTGTCTATTTCTTAAGAGATTTTGAAAGTGGGCAAATGTCTAGAGATATGACTCTTTTTAAAGACGATGATGGTGTTGCATATCACATTACAGCATCCGAAGAAAATGGAACTTTAATAATATCTAAATTAAGTTCTGATTTTCTTTCGCTTTCAGACGAATATATACGTGTTTTTCCTGGAGGAAATAATGAAGCACCAGCTATATTTAAGAAAGATGGAAAGTATTTTATGATATCTTCTGGTTTAACAGGTTGGGACCCAAATAGTGCAAGATCTGCAATGGCAGATAATATGCTTGGTAGTTGGACTTCTTTAGGAAACCCTGCAAGAGGTAATGAAAAAGAGAGAAAAACTACTTTTCATAGTCAAAGTACTCACATTTTACCAGTAATGGGTAAAAAAGATGCTTATATTTTTATGGCAGATAGATGGATGCCTCAAAACGCAATTAATGGCAGATATGTATGGTTGCCAATTGAGTTTGAAGATGAAAAGCCAATCATAAAATGGTATTCTGAATGGAGTTTAGATTTTTTTGATAAATAA